The DNA segment CTGAGCAGGTCGTTGATCAACGTGAGCAGCGTCATCTCGCTCTTGCGGATGCGCTCCAGATCGTTGAGCTGGTCCTGCGTGACCGGCCCGCGCACGCCAAGTGAGATCAGCTCCGTGAAGCCGGCGATCGCATTCAACGGGGTGCGCAGCTCGTGCGACATCACGGCGAGGAAATCGCTCTTGGCACGGTTCGCCGATTCCGCTTCGCGCCGCGCATCCTCGGCATCGCGCAACGCCTGCGCTGTGCGCGCCAGCAACCCTTCGTGCTCGATCTGCGCCGCCTTCCGCGACGTGATGTCGGACAGCACGCAGACGGTGAGCGATTGCTCGGGCGAGCGGGCGACGACGCGATCGGTCGACACGCTCAGCCACCGCCCGCGCCGCGCCACCTCGACATCGCGCAGCGCCGGGCCGCCCACGATGCCCGCGAGCGCATCCGGGCGTTCGATGCCGAGGTCGTCAATCACTTGCGTCCACGGCTGCCCAACGAGCGTCCGCGGATGGCCGCGGACCAGCGCGCTGCCGGCGCGGTTGCAACGCCTAACGATCCCGCCTTCATCGATGAGAAAGATCGCCTCGCCGATGGCGTCGAACGTGGTCCGCCATTCCACCGCCGCGCGCCGAAAGGCCGACTCCGCGCGTCCGGCGCGCAGGAGGGCGCGCGCCGTGGCCAGGAACAACGGCGGATCGATCGGATGCGTCAGATATGCATCGGCGCCAGCGTCCAGGCCGTACGCGCGATCCGCGCTGCCGGTGTAGCTCGCCGAGAGATACATCAGCGGAATGAACTTCGTTGCCGGATCGGCCTTCAGTCGCTGACAGACATCGTAGCCCGTCATGTCGGGCAGTCGAATGTCCAGCACGATGAGATCCGGTTGCGCCTTCGCGAAGCGGAGCGCCTCGGCGCCGGTCTCGGCTTCCGTGACACGCATGCCGGCGCCGCGCAGCACGCGTCCGGCAGTGTACCGGTTGCCGGGCGTGTCGTCCACCACGAGCACCGACGGAACTCCGCCGTCGCCGAGGGACTCCGGCACATCGTCCACCGGCCCGTGGATCTCGATGACCGTGCGATCCGCGTTCGGAGGCAGATCGTTGCGCGGCGCGGGATCGACGGGCACGCCGCCTTCCGTGTGCATGCTCATCATACCGTTGCCTCATGCGGTGCGGGCTCGTTAGGCGCGGGCTGCTCGGCCCAACCGGAGTGCCGCCGTGGAACGATGACGCTGAAGGTCGACCCGCGTCCCGGCGCGCTCACCAGCTCGATCCGGCCGCCGAGCAGCG comes from the Gemmatimonadaceae bacterium genome and includes:
- a CDS encoding ATP-binding protein gives rise to the protein MMSMHTEGGVPVDPAPRNDLPPNADRTVIEIHGPVDDVPESLGDGGVPSVLVVDDTPGNRYTAGRVLRGAGMRVTEAETGAEALRFAKAQPDLIVLDIRLPDMTGYDVCQRLKADPATKFIPLMYLSASYTGSADRAYGLDAGADAYLTHPIDPPLFLATARALLRAGRAESAFRRAAVEWRTTFDAIGEAIFLIDEGGIVRRCNRAGSALVRGHPRTLVGQPWTQVIDDLGIERPDALAGIVGGPALRDVEVARRGRWLSVSTDRVVARSPEQSLTVCVLSDITSRKAAQIEHEGLLARTAQALRDAEDARREAESANRAKSDFLAVMSHELRTPLNAIAGFTELISLGVRGPVTQDQLNDLERIRKSEMTLLTLINDLLSFAKLESGSIQYTITEMAADEAIEAASEFVELQVRAKSVTFVKVPCPTKVMVHADSDKVKQILLNLLSNAIKFTDPGGTITLRCTRDAERAYFYVTDTGAGIPPDKLDVIFDPFVQVDQRLVREHAGVGLGLAISRDLARGMNGDLTVTSTLGVGSTFRLSLPARP